The window CAGGTGCGTATGTCTTGCTTGAAATgtttaaattaaaaagtaCATGTACAGCTCTAACTACAACAAATGATTGCAAAAGGGTCTAGATAATTTAAGTTAGCAGTAGTAAAggcaaaaaagaaaactatAATCTTCTACCTCTTCTACCACCCTTCTTTCTGGTAGAATCCGATGGAACTGGGGTGACATCCTCGATACGGCCAATTCTCAAACCCGATCTGGCCAAAGCCTTCAAAGCGGCTTGTCCACCTGGACCTGGAGTCTTGGTCTTGGTACCACCAGTAGCTCTAATCTTAACGTGAACAGCAGTGATACCGACCTCCTTACACTTAGCAGCGACATCTTGAGCAGCCAACATAGCAGCGTATGGAGAGGACTCATCTCTGTCGGCCTTGACCTTCATACCACCAGTGACTCTGGCGATGGTTTCCTTACCAGACAAGTCAGTGACGTGAACAAAGGTGTCATTGAAAGAAGCATAAATTCTAGCAACACCAAAAACTTGGGAAGCGTTACGAGTTTGAGCCAAATCTGTGTAAAATTATTGTTAGTAAACTGACACTTGCCAAAATAGATCCTCCGTTTTAATTTCGTTCCTAAAGAAAAATTCACAATGTTTTTGCTTTAGTCGGCAATGACCTCATTAACCAAACCAACAAAGATCTTGAGAAGTCAAAATAGCACTTCAAGTTCCCCAAGAACCATTCACCAGAGACTCACTCGTCTAGGAGTGGCTTCTTGCAGCCAATGAGAATTTGTAATCTTTCCCGGACTGTCAATCCAGTACTCGTTATATTTGGGTTTGCAcattgttttaaaaacagATAACAATTTGCCCAAATACTTCTCATAAAAAACTCTAAACGGGGACTCAGATTGTGAACGGCCAATTCAACCCTTAAGCTAtattttctgcttctgACACCTTACAAGACCCACCCTCTTTTTTATCATAAACCATTTGTGATTTTCCTTAAATGAATAACTAAACGGTTTTATACAGGATACCACCCCTCACGTACCTTTAGCCATTCTTGATGATTCTATCGTTCTGATGTGGTTATAGTGAATAATAGCTGATGGAAGTACCAGATGCACAGATATGTAATAAAAGTTTGGTTTGCGAACGAGTCTTGCCCGCCAATGTTCCTGAGAGCCCTCCGCGCAGAATTTTGAGGGTGGAAAACTTCACAAGCTGGTGTACAGATGTACAAATTCAACACCCATACATTCCACAGTCACAAAATTTACCTATTACGTAAGTCAGCTAACTCACTCGCTGTGTGGAAGGATTCTTGATACTGCTACTACTGGTATCGCCAGATTTCTACCACAAGGTGGCATTATCCAGGCATTTATCCATGCTCTTCTCAATATTCTACTTCCTATATACAGCTACATAACAACCAAGTGAAAATATAGCAATGTTGTACGAATTGTGAAACTGTGTGACCCTTATATGAGGAGAAAGCCCTTTGTCGTTATCGAACAACCTCCAAATACCTTAGAAGTCTTAAAATTGTCGCTCTCGAACAAGTTGTAGAGAAGATATTGCCTGAAAAAAAGGTACATAGTACCGTCACAAATCCACTACAATAATACTCGTTCTTGGAATGTACGGTTTATGAAAAGTCATATAAAACGTATGTGAAAAGTAGGCGACAGTAATCAGGACACGATGATGAGGTCGGGGCTTTTATAAAATTAGAATGTCTTTAGAAAATATGTCCGGGTAATTAAAGTTTAGCGCCAAATTATTATGAGCTATAGATAGGGTTTGGTTCATATTAACTTTAAGATAAGTATTCCAAGGTCAGAACTCCGCCGATCTTAGCAATGTTTTGGCTATTTTTAGCCCTTCAATTAGTGAATGCTTTATGTTCGACAGTTACTATTAAGGGCCAGTTAAGTTTATCTCCCAGGAATATTACTAATAATGATGTGGTAAGATCGTTCTTTCGACTGTATCAAGTTGGCAATTTCACTGGAAGACCATACGTAGATAATGcaagtttgaagaatttggatggttattttgaatttaaagatGTTCCAATTTCTAGTGAAGAAAATGGCAAAAGTTATTACCAAATGGTCTGCTCATCTTTGGACTTTAATTTGAAACCTAATAGAATACTGATAGAAATCACCAACAATGGTAGTCAGGTACCGCCAACCATCAAGGCTTTCCAGAATGTTTTTGGTAGAGAGAATTTCCCATCTCCTGAACTCCTTTATCCTGAACAATTAGTAGAACTGCCTGCGGATCCTTTTATTGAAATCACATATGTCCAATCAGCCCCGCTAAGAAATTATATAATTCCAAGAAACCCAGGTATGCTACAAAGCGGTCCGTTGGCTAGTATTTTCAACTCGAAATACAAGCTGGCAGGGTTGATTACTGTAATTTGTTTACTGTTATTCCCATTGCTGGTGGAAAAGTTTGATCCTGAAACTGTGCAAGCTATGAAGGAACAGAAGATAAATAAAGCTAAGGAGAGGTATGGAAAAAGTGCATGAAAATCATTGATAGGTATATATCAACCCTTTTTGTTTACTTTAGAACGGcctatatatctatatactTGAAATGTATCACTTTACTTGGGTGTATATAGTTGACCCATATGATTCCATACTTTAGTAATATGAGCGTTTGACAAAGCGGTTTCCTGGATACCCCTTAATGTGCGAATCAACTAGTTGCAACATTTATATACTAAAAAGCTCAATTAATGCTATGAGTTTCGATGACAAGACAGAAAATCAGTCTGTCACAATGAATGTCTCTATAGAAAGGTTAGTGACGCTTTTAGATCGATTATTAGACTTACAAACAGAGGCGGGGACACATGAATCGAAAACATCCTCGCTATATGGACTTCTTTCAAAGTTCCCTCTGGATGGCAATGCACAAGGCTCGATTAGAGATTATGTGGAACTGGAGATATCTCAGAGATTTCTTAATTTAAAGAGTACAGACAGGAATTTTTTACTGGACGCAGAGGCGTGGGAACATTTGGCCACTTTCGATTACGAACAGAACGAAATTATTTATAGTGTCGTTCTGCAGGTGATCATCTCTTTGATGAATAATTCCCTAATCAACAAACAGGTAGTGGCTAATGAAGTAAACATAAAAGAGTTGATAAAGGGGAAAATAGAACAAACAACTAATGATCTCGTATCGGGGGGGTTAATCGAACTTTACTATCAAATATTATCTGTTAGCTGCACACCTAGTGATCTTCTCTACTTATACACCAATCTCCCTGAATACAAGACTCAATTTTTCtatatattaaacaatTTGGGGGAGGAACTGTCGGATCCCTACTCAGAATGTTATCTTGAGTTCGAAAATTGTTATCAAAGATATGATCTAAACACACCAAAAGAACAGTTGACTATCAGTATTTGGATAGAGTTTTTAAACATTACCTCCAATAGGATTTTCACCATTGGACAAGACCTCTCTTTAGAAGTTAAAGAAAATACCCTTAGTATCTCCAATGATGAATTTATATTGGGTATATTTGACATGTTTGATATCCTGTTGTTTACCTTATATCATATTACCATACTCATCGATAGAGACAATATAACGCTATACGTCGATGGAACCTACGTCCAGTCgttaaatattttacaCGGATCTGTgcaagatatatattacattGAACTAGGGTCTATGATGTGCCTATTTAAGTTGTATCGATTAATTTTATGGGGAGGTCTTCTTCCGGAGTCATCTATACAGTTAGCCGATCAACTAGTCTTATTTCGGAATCCCCCAAAGGAATGGAATAATCATAATGATTCAATTATACCTAAGGTACCTGGAACTCTAATTGAACAAGGGACTGTGCTGCACGTTGCGAAAGATAATATTGAACTTGATGTTCTCCCGTCGAGATGGATAGCTGTGATGCGAAAGGATCCAACCACATATACTGTAAGTTTATCAGAAGATACATCACTACATAACAGCAAGTGTTTCTATTACCAGAATGcaaatataatatcttcCATGGATACTATCTATGTCTTTAGGATAATAGTTCACTTGCTTGGCAGAGCTGAAGACATGGACTACTTTTACAAATGCTTAGAACATCTTTTTATCATACTAAAAAACCCTTACTTGAAGCATCAATTTGAAACTGAGTTTGGTTATGCGTTATTGAGTGCATTG is drawn from Eremothecium cymbalariae DBVPG#7215 chromosome 8, complete sequence and contains these coding sequences:
- the RPS14B gene encoding 40S ribosomal protein uS11 (similar to Ashbya gossypii AEL152W), yielding MAKDLAQTRNASQVFGVARIYASFNDTFVHVTDLSGKETIARVTGGMKVKADRDESSPYAAMLAAQDVAAKCKEVGITAVHVKIRATGGTKTKTPGPGGQAALKALARSGLRIGRIEDVTPVPSDSTRKKGGRRGRRL
- the SOP4 gene encoding Sop4p (similar to Ashbya gossypii AFR619W), producing MFWLFLALQLVNALCSTVTIKGQLSLSPRNITNNDVVRSFFRLYQVGNFTGRPYVDNASLKNLDGYFEFKDVPISSEENGKSYYQMVCSSLDFNLKPNRILIEITNNGSQVPPTIKAFQNVFGRENFPSPELLYPEQLVELPADPFIEITYVQSAPLRNYIIPRNPGMLQSGPLASIFNSKYKLAGLITVICLLLFPLLVEKFDPETVQAMKEQKINKAKERYGKSA